The Aggregatilinea lenta genome includes a region encoding these proteins:
- the asnB gene encoding asparagine synthase (glutamine-hydrolyzing): MCGLCGILNRDGAPVSHDVLAAMNALLVHRGPDQGREIVEGVCGLANRRLAILDLSPSGALPMCSADGDITMAYNGEVYNFPDLRRSLEAQGETFRSTSDAEAVIALYRRHGPDFVTHLRGMFALALWDAPNQTLVLTRDRLGKKPLYIYQDERRLVFASEIKALLAHPDVPRTPARATLPLLLAYGYMPAPQTAFERICMLPPGHRLVVRNGTVTESAYWTPPHAASSDPAARAEDWLDAVRDKFDEAVRIRLLSDVPLGAFLSGGLDSSLIVALMARRTSERVKTFAIGFTGETSYDETAYARRVAELLGTDHHEFIVEPDAIDLLPFLVWHHDQPFADSSAIPTYLVSKHTRDHVTVALTGDGGDELFAGYERFYAATLAARYRRLPGLVRGGVAAAVGLLPEATSYRGVSQRARRFVNGAALPPAEAYFDWVRLFDDALLADMLAGQGGIAPSADFAAHFDPDDPRDFTAQLLDVNLTTYLPDDLLIKTDRASMAASLEARAPFLDHELLELVARIPVNLKLHGGTTKYLLKEAARGLLPDDIIDRQKHGFGVPVGRWFREELRDYAREILLDPQATGRGLFRSDAVRRLLDEHASGQRNHGQRIWLLLTLEWWYRLFIDPPVPGAP, translated from the coding sequence ATGTGCGGTCTGTGCGGCATCCTCAACCGCGACGGCGCACCTGTGTCGCACGACGTACTGGCGGCGATGAACGCGCTGCTGGTGCATCGTGGCCCGGACCAGGGGCGCGAGATCGTCGAAGGCGTGTGCGGACTGGCGAACCGTCGTCTGGCGATCCTGGATCTGTCGCCCAGCGGGGCGCTGCCGATGTGCAGCGCGGATGGCGACATTACGATGGCGTACAACGGTGAGGTGTACAACTTCCCCGATCTGCGCCGCAGCCTGGAAGCGCAGGGCGAAACGTTCCGCTCGACCTCCGATGCGGAAGCGGTGATCGCGCTCTACCGGCGACACGGGCCGGATTTTGTGACGCATCTGCGCGGCATGTTCGCGCTGGCCCTGTGGGATGCGCCAAACCAGACACTCGTATTGACGCGCGACCGTCTGGGCAAGAAACCGCTGTACATTTATCAGGACGAGCGGCGGCTGGTGTTCGCCTCGGAGATCAAGGCGCTGCTGGCTCATCCCGATGTGCCGCGCACGCCCGCGCGAGCGACGCTGCCGCTGCTGCTGGCGTATGGCTACATGCCCGCGCCGCAGACGGCCTTTGAGCGCATCTGCATGCTGCCGCCCGGCCACAGGCTGGTCGTGCGAAACGGGACGGTGACCGAATCGGCCTACTGGACGCCGCCGCATGCCGCCAGCAGCGATCCTGCCGCGCGCGCCGAGGATTGGCTCGATGCCGTGCGCGACAAGTTCGATGAAGCCGTACGCATTCGCCTGTTGAGTGACGTGCCGCTGGGCGCGTTCCTCAGCGGCGGGCTGGACAGCAGCCTGATTGTCGCGCTCATGGCGCGGCGTACGTCCGAGCGCGTGAAGACCTTCGCGATCGGTTTCACGGGCGAAACGTCCTATGATGAGACGGCTTACGCGCGCCGCGTGGCCGAGCTGCTCGGCACAGATCACCACGAGTTCATCGTGGAGCCGGACGCCATCGACCTGCTGCCGTTCCTGGTGTGGCATCACGACCAGCCGTTCGCGGATTCGTCGGCTATCCCCACGTACCTCGTCAGCAAGCATACGCGCGATCACGTGACCGTGGCGTTAACCGGCGACGGCGGTGATGAGTTGTTCGCGGGCTACGAGCGTTTTTACGCGGCGACGTTGGCGGCACGCTATCGCAGGCTGCCGGGTCTTGTGCGGGGCGGCGTTGCGGCGGCGGTCGGACTGCTGCCCGAAGCGACATCGTACCGGGGTGTGTCGCAGCGCGCGCGGCGCTTCGTGAACGGCGCAGCCCTGCCGCCTGCCGAAGCCTATTTTGACTGGGTGCGACTCTTTGACGATGCGCTGTTGGCGGACATGTTGGCGGGACAGGGGGGTATCGCCCCCAGCGCGGACTTCGCGGCCCACTTCGATCCGGACGATCCGCGCGACTTCACCGCGCAGCTTCTGGACGTGAATCTGACGACCTATCTGCCGGACGATCTGCTAATTAAAACCGACCGCGCGAGCATGGCCGCATCGCTGGAGGCGCGCGCGCCGTTCCTCGATCACGAGCTGCTCGAATTGGTAGCGCGCATCCCGGTCAACCTTAAGCTGCACGGCGGCACGACGAAGTATCTGCTCAAAGAAGCCGCGCGCGGTCTGCTGCCCGACGACATCATCGACCGCCAGAAGCACGGTTTCGGTGTGCCGGTCGGACGCTGGTTTCGCGAGGAGCTGCGCGACTACGCCCGCGAGATTTTGCTCGATCCGCAGGCGACCGGGCGCGGCCTCTTCCGCTCGGACGCGGTGCGCCGTCTGCTGGATGAGCACGCCAGCGGCCAGCGTAACCACGGCCAGCGCATCTGGCTGCTGCTCACGTTGGAATGGTGGTACCGTCTGTTCATCGATCCCCCCGTACCGGGTGCACCATGA
- a CDS encoding glycosyltransferase family 4 protein, translating to MSQRPTSRPIRVMRIIARLNIGGPAVHVILLSERLGPPAFESRLVCGLIGPQEGDMAYLAEQHSVQPVYVAELGRELSPLRDLRTLYKLWRLMRQFKPDVVHTHTAKAGFVGRLAAWLARVPVRVHTFHGHVFRGYFGPQKTQMFLRLERLAGRITDKLITISPMLKDELVNEFHIAPAGKFTIVPLGLDLAPFEAAPRHAGTFRVTFGIPADAPLVGIVGRLVPIKNHALFLLMAAQIHTSQPDVRFAIVGDGELRADLEARVEALGLRDVVIFTGWQHDLRAAYSDMDALVISSLNEGTPVSVIEALAAGVPVVATAVGGIPDLLRHGQYGRLVPVDDPAALADAVCAALVDTDAYDAVQSAILAQYGIERLADDLAALYRDLLAAKHGGLDR from the coding sequence ATGAGCCAACGCCCTACCTCCCGTCCCATTCGCGTGATGCGCATCATCGCCCGGCTGAACATCGGCGGGCCTGCCGTACATGTGATCCTGCTTTCCGAACGTCTGGGACCGCCTGCCTTCGAGTCACGGCTGGTGTGCGGGCTGATCGGCCCGCAGGAAGGCGATATGGCCTATCTGGCCGAGCAGCACAGCGTGCAGCCGGTGTACGTCGCGGAACTGGGCCGCGAGCTGTCGCCCCTGCGCGACCTGCGCACGTTGTACAAGCTCTGGCGTCTGATGCGGCAGTTTAAGCCGGACGTCGTGCACACCCATACTGCGAAGGCGGGTTTCGTGGGGCGGCTGGCGGCGTGGCTGGCGCGCGTTCCGGTGCGCGTGCATACCTTCCACGGTCACGTCTTTCGCGGCTATTTCGGCCCGCAGAAGACACAGATGTTCCTCCGCCTCGAACGGCTGGCGGGGCGCATCACCGACAAGCTGATCACGATCAGTCCGATGCTCAAGGACGAGTTGGTCAACGAGTTCCATATTGCTCCGGCGGGCAAGTTCACCATCGTGCCGCTGGGCCTGGACCTCGCGCCGTTTGAGGCTGCGCCGCGCCATGCCGGGACGTTTCGCGTGACGTTTGGCATCCCGGCGGACGCGCCGCTGGTGGGCATTGTGGGACGGCTGGTCCCGATCAAGAACCACGCGTTGTTCCTGTTGATGGCCGCACAGATCCATACCAGTCAGCCAGACGTGCGTTTTGCCATCGTCGGCGACGGCGAACTACGCGCAGATCTGGAAGCCCGTGTCGAGGCGCTCGGACTGCGCGACGTCGTAATCTTTACCGGCTGGCAGCATGACCTGCGTGCGGCCTACAGCGATATGGACGCGCTAGTGATCTCGTCGCTGAACGAAGGCACGCCCGTCTCGGTGATCGAGGCGCTGGCTGCCGGGGTCCCGGTCGTGGCGACGGCGGTGGGCGGCATCCCCGACCTGTTGCGTCACGGGCAGTATGGGCGACTTGTGCCGGTGGACGATCCCGCTGCGCTGGCCGATGCGGTGTGCGCGGCCCTGGTGGATACGGATGCGTATGATGCTGTTCAAAGCGCGATTCTGGCGCAATACGGGATCGAGCGGTTGGCGGACGATCTCGCCGCGCTCTACCGCGATCTGCTGGCGGCGAAGCACGGAGGGCTGGACCGGTGA
- a CDS encoding M42 family metallopeptidase: protein MPDLHLDTGEMVRFLVRLLNTPSPTGWSDDAITAVEDAFRALQIDGLTLERTLKGALVITWPGTQSDAPRGLTAHVDTLGLIVKEIKPNGRLKLAMIGHYMWNAVEFEGVTVQTFGGRHIRGTVVPLKASTHIYGLEAGDAPRSQDTMEVRLDEVVLVPDDVRALGIEVGDFVFLDPRTEVGDAGFVRSRHLDDKAGVAAIYGAVHALHAAGLTPSQTVTILIANYEEVGHGGASGLPLDLHELVTVDMAVVGEGQNADEFSVGICARDAGGPYHPTLTRKLRLLAEQHGVPYHVDVYVRYGSDGEAYWRSGGAAQVALLGPGVDASHAYERTHRESVAHTAHLIARYLLS from the coding sequence ATGCCCGACTTGCACTTGGATACCGGTGAGATGGTGCGCTTCCTGGTGCGCCTGCTCAATACCCCCAGCCCGACCGGATGGAGCGACGATGCGATCACGGCGGTGGAAGATGCCTTCCGCGCGCTGCAAATCGACGGCCTGACCCTGGAGCGCACCCTCAAAGGCGCACTCGTCATTACGTGGCCGGGGACGCAGTCGGATGCACCGCGCGGTCTGACGGCACACGTGGATACGCTCGGCCTCATTGTCAAGGAAATCAAGCCGAATGGCCGCCTGAAGCTGGCGATGATCGGCCATTACATGTGGAATGCGGTCGAGTTTGAGGGCGTGACCGTGCAGACCTTCGGCGGGCGGCATATTCGTGGCACGGTGGTGCCGCTCAAGGCCAGCACGCATATTTACGGCCTGGAGGCGGGCGACGCGCCGCGCAGCCAGGACACGATGGAAGTGCGCCTGGACGAGGTCGTACTTGTTCCCGATGACGTGCGCGCGTTGGGGATCGAGGTGGGCGACTTCGTGTTCCTCGATCCACGCACGGAAGTGGGCGATGCGGGCTTCGTGCGCTCGCGCCATCTCGACGACAAGGCGGGCGTCGCCGCAATTTACGGCGCGGTCCATGCGCTGCACGCTGCCGGGCTGACGCCGTCGCAGACAGTGACTATACTCATCGCCAATTATGAAGAGGTCGGGCATGGCGGTGCGTCGGGACTGCCGCTCGATCTGCACGAGCTGGTCACGGTCGATATGGCCGTGGTGGGCGAGGGTCAGAATGCCGACGAGTTCAGCGTTGGGATCTGCGCGCGCGATGCGGGCGGCCCCTATCACCCAACCCTGACGCGCAAGCTTCGGTTGTTGGCCGAGCAACACGGCGTTCCGTACCATGTGGACGTGTACGTGCGATACGGCTCGGACGGCGAAGCGTATTGGCGGTCCGGCGGCGCGGCGCAGGTGGCGCTGCTTGGCCCCGGTGTGGACGCCTCGCACGCCTACGAGCGCACGCACCGTGAGAGTGTCGCCCACACCGCGCACCTGATTGCGCGTTACCTGTTAAGCTAA
- a CDS encoding HAD family hydrolase, with translation MALRGVIFDMGGTLLHFTPEGQSWEQSEKLGTGAVYQYLRTLEYTLPPEQEALDAAWQVTRDTWAGIEHADVKSLKLDTVLSVIAQGWGAEDLPGDVYQDMAAAYMGAIQPYVRPLDGVYEMLRALRDDGLRLGLISNTFWPGSVHLQDLERFDLTPYFERLIFSSDAEAWKPNSGVFLQALDTLDLAPGEAAYVGDSLYFDVWGAQQAGLRSVWIEQPDPWLPEGIEVTPDATIRTLPELPAIARDWATVPDVPQSEKRG, from the coding sequence ATGGCGTTACGCGGCGTGATCTTCGACATGGGCGGCACCCTGCTGCACTTTACCCCGGAGGGCCAGTCCTGGGAGCAGTCCGAAAAACTCGGCACCGGGGCGGTGTATCAGTACCTCCGCACCCTCGAATACACGCTGCCGCCGGAACAGGAAGCACTCGATGCGGCGTGGCAGGTCACGCGCGACACGTGGGCCGGGATCGAGCACGCGGACGTGAAAAGCCTCAAGCTCGACACGGTCCTGAGCGTGATCGCGCAGGGCTGGGGCGCTGAGGATCTGCCCGGCGACGTGTATCAGGACATGGCGGCAGCTTACATGGGTGCGATCCAGCCTTACGTACGCCCGCTGGACGGCGTCTACGAGATGCTGCGCGCGCTGCGGGACGACGGGCTGCGGCTGGGGCTGATCTCGAACACTTTCTGGCCGGGCAGCGTGCATCTTCAGGATCTGGAACGCTTCGATCTGACACCGTACTTCGAGCGTCTGATCTTCTCCTCCGATGCGGAAGCCTGGAAGCCCAATTCCGGCGTGTTTTTGCAGGCGCTGGACACGCTTGATCTCGCGCCGGGCGAAGCCGCCTATGTGGGCGACAGCCTCTACTTCGACGTGTGGGGCGCGCAGCAGGCCGGGCTGCGCAGCGTGTGGATCGAACAGCCTGATCCCTGGCTGCCGGAGGGCATCGAGGTCACGCCCGACGCGACGATCCGCACCCTGCCGGAACTGCCCGCGATCGCGCGCGACTGGGCCACCGTGCCCGACGTGCCGCAGTCTGAGAAGCGAGGGTAA
- a CDS encoding DsbA family protein, which translates to MSQQVDRLLGDKPPRLPRTRPRVPAWLAALAILAVLGLAAAGYYFLRPLDAPIPSGAGALYADLEQGATDEGYPTLGSADAPVTVEVFSSFACPHCREFADEWFPVLVDDIATGQVRFVYVPVSHIGPGGAEAAAAALCANEQGKFWTMHDVLFAWQDKFLTQVFAERRLKKGAEALGLNMAAYDACMSSERPQAIINRASELFDQRGLRGTPTIFVNGEQIQDYEQLEHLGEGDRS; encoded by the coding sequence ATGTCACAGCAGGTGGATCGATTGCTGGGGGATAAGCCTCCCCGGCTGCCGCGCACCCGACCGCGCGTGCCTGCATGGCTGGCGGCGCTGGCGATTCTCGCCGTGCTCGGACTCGCGGCGGCGGGGTATTACTTCCTGCGCCCGCTGGATGCGCCCATTCCGTCGGGCGCGGGCGCGTTGTACGCGGACCTGGAACAAGGCGCGACCGATGAGGGTTACCCGACCCTGGGCAGCGCGGACGCGCCGGTCACGGTCGAGGTGTTCTCGAGCTTCGCCTGCCCGCACTGCCGCGAGTTCGCTGACGAGTGGTTCCCGGTGCTGGTGGACGATATCGCGACGGGGCAGGTGCGCTTCGTGTACGTGCCTGTGTCGCACATCGGGCCGGGCGGGGCAGAAGCAGCAGCGGCGGCGCTGTGCGCAAACGAGCAGGGCAAGTTCTGGACCATGCACGACGTGCTGTTTGCGTGGCAAGATAAGTTTCTGACGCAGGTCTTCGCCGAGCGGCGGCTGAAAAAGGGCGCGGAGGCATTGGGGCTGAACATGGCCGCCTATGACGCGTGCATGAGTTCGGAACGCCCACAGGCCATCATCAACCGCGCTAGCGAGTTGTTCGACCAGCGCGGCTTGCGCGGCACGCCGACCATCTTCGTGAACGGCGAGCAGATCCAGGATTATGAGCAGTTGGAGCACCTGGGCGAGGGTGACAGATCATAG
- a CDS encoding dipeptidase, protein MTDILVDAHQDIAWNAFNNGRDFRLSAWAKRRRETDPIFVQRYGYAMVGLPEVILGRVAVIGATLFVSPAWTKMYPDEKILYSTPQEAFALASRQMDYYQRLADETPQIDLVRSQADLDAVLATWADGTDLADRCVGLIVLMEGADPILEPAQVEEWYARGLRVVGPAWTATRYSGGTKAVGPLTDLGRELLGVMESYGMVLDLSHMAPEASLEALQRYGGPLFAGHANPLRFRLDWPDRNLSDDIIRGIAEHDGAVGIMPYNLFLREGWALGDRKSLVTMEHVLAAIDHVCQTTGSARHVGIGSDFDGGFGSASTPLEFETVADLWLIRAALLDRGYAPEDVTGILSGNMLRVLRAGLPEK, encoded by the coding sequence ATGACCGATATACTTGTGGACGCGCATCAAGATATTGCCTGGAATGCCTTTAATAATGGGCGCGACTTCCGGCTGAGCGCCTGGGCCAAGCGGCGGCGCGAAACAGATCCGATCTTTGTGCAGCGCTACGGCTACGCGATGGTCGGGTTGCCGGAGGTGATCCTGGGGCGGGTGGCGGTCATCGGCGCAACTCTGTTCGTCTCGCCCGCCTGGACCAAGATGTATCCCGACGAGAAGATCCTCTACAGCACGCCGCAGGAAGCCTTTGCCCTCGCCTCGCGCCAGATGGATTACTACCAGCGCCTCGCCGATGAAACGCCACAGATCGACCTCGTGCGCTCGCAGGCGGACCTCGACGCGGTGCTGGCAACCTGGGCAGATGGGACGGATCTGGCCGACCGTTGCGTGGGGCTGATCGTGCTGATGGAAGGCGCGGACCCGATCCTGGAACCGGCGCAGGTCGAGGAGTGGTACGCGCGCGGGCTGCGTGTGGTTGGCCCGGCGTGGACTGCGACGCGCTACAGCGGCGGGACCAAAGCGGTTGGTCCGCTGACCGACCTGGGGCGCGAGCTGCTCGGCGTGATGGAAAGCTATGGCATGGTGCTCGATCTGTCGCACATGGCTCCTGAAGCGTCCCTGGAAGCGCTGCAGCGTTACGGCGGGCCGCTGTTCGCCGGGCACGCGAATCCGCTGCGCTTCCGCCTAGACTGGCCCGACCGCAACCTGTCCGATGACATCATTCGCGGCATCGCCGAGCACGATGGCGCGGTAGGCATCATGCCCTACAACCTGTTCCTGCGCGAAGGTTGGGCGCTTGGCGACCGCAAGAGTCTGGTGACGATGGAGCACGTCTTAGCCGCCATCGATCACGTTTGCCAGACGACCGGGTCCGCGCGGCACGTGGGCATCGGAAGCGACTTCGACGGCGGCTTTGGCAGTGCCTCCACGCCGCTGGAGTTCGAAACGGTGGCCGACTTGTGGTTGATCCGGGCGGCGCTGCTCGATCGGGGCTACGCGCCGGAGGACGTCACGGGGATTCTGAGCGGCAACATGCTGCGGGTCCTGCGGGCCGGACTGCCGGAGAAGTAG
- a CDS encoding M50 family metallopeptidase has product MTTSQSARPTAPLQRDALLAFVAFVIAVILWQIQGLSILTYPLRLFVTMIHELSHGLAALLTGGSFYHFEVTKYGAGIAYTSGGSRFVIIQAGYVGTALFGAILLFVANRARRPGTVATILGLIIGVLTLLYSGISLQGLNASEIILASVVIAAGFYLIVTRQTNKGRYAGLGTILFGGVMLVAFAGWESYLAPAVGIVSALILVAIGTRASRDVTLVALNFLAFLAGLQAVTDGWVLLRIVSLPRSMMPLNDAAIMEAAYGGWISMWAILWIAFDVIIFGTAIYLVFIRSRRRRAAA; this is encoded by the coding sequence ATGACGACGTCTCAATCTGCCCGCCCCACTGCCCCGCTCCAGCGCGACGCGCTGCTGGCGTTTGTCGCGTTTGTGATCGCGGTGATCCTGTGGCAAATCCAGGGGCTATCGATCCTTACCTATCCACTGCGACTGTTCGTCACCATGATTCACGAGTTGTCACACGGATTGGCCGCCCTGTTGACCGGCGGCTCATTTTACCACTTCGAGGTGACGAAGTACGGCGCGGGCATCGCCTACACCAGCGGTGGCTCCCGCTTCGTGATCATCCAGGCAGGCTACGTGGGCACGGCGCTGTTCGGCGCGATCCTGCTGTTTGTAGCCAACCGCGCGCGCCGCCCCGGCACGGTCGCTACCATCCTGGGACTGATCATCGGCGTACTGACGCTGCTCTATTCGGGCATCAGCCTGCAGGGCCTCAACGCCTCGGAGATCATCCTCGCTAGCGTCGTTATCGCCGCCGGGTTTTACCTTATTGTAACCCGCCAGACGAATAAAGGCCGCTACGCAGGCCTGGGGACCATCCTGTTCGGCGGCGTCATGCTGGTGGCGTTTGCGGGCTGGGAGAGTTACCTGGCGCCTGCCGTGGGTATCGTCAGCGCGCTGATCCTGGTCGCCATCGGGACGCGGGCCAGCCGCGACGTGACGCTGGTCGCGCTCAACTTCCTGGCGTTTCTGGCGGGCCTGCAAGCGGTGACGGATGGCTGGGTGCTGCTGCGGATCGTGTCGCTGCCGCGCTCGATGATGCCACTCAACGACGCGGCGATCATGGAGGCCGCTTACGGGGGCTGGATCTCGATGTGGGCGATTCTGTGGATCGCATTCGACGTGATCATCTTTGGAACCGCCATCTACCTCGTGTTCATCCGCTCGCGACGGCGGCGCGCAGCGGCCTAG
- a CDS encoding TIM barrel protein — MAKPAADALRFGTVGSPQTTPKSGTNAAIEHIRVLGLDHLEIAWVQSVRVSDETCADICAAGQQYTVSLSIHAPYYINLNSQTAELMRKSDERLLAAARKGYLAGARDITFHPGSYHGQPPEQVYERAKEKLLEIRGILDEEGVDVTLRPETMGKSAMFGSLDEVIQLSRDVPGVLPCIDFAHLHARTGNGSLNTYEEFTAIFDAIDRGLGRRALDHFHAHMSGIAYSVKGERYHLPLNETEYRYRDLLQAFLDYNVHGSVAVEAPMPFHVADALTLQATYRRLAEQQEVADPAGDEVSADES; from the coding sequence ATGGCAAAACCAGCAGCCGATGCGCTGCGTTTTGGCACAGTTGGCAGTCCTCAGACCACGCCGAAGTCCGGCACCAACGCGGCGATCGAGCACATCCGCGTATTGGGCCTGGATCATCTGGAGATCGCCTGGGTCCAGAGCGTGCGCGTCTCCGACGAGACGTGTGCCGACATCTGCGCGGCGGGCCAACAGTATACCGTTTCGTTGAGTATCCACGCTCCGTATTATATCAACCTCAACAGCCAAACGGCGGAGTTGATGCGGAAAAGTGACGAACGGTTGCTGGCGGCGGCGCGCAAAGGCTACCTGGCTGGGGCGCGCGACATCACCTTCCATCCGGGATCGTACCACGGCCAGCCGCCGGAGCAGGTTTATGAGCGCGCCAAGGAAAAGCTGCTGGAAATACGCGGCATCCTTGACGAGGAAGGCGTCGACGTGACGCTGCGCCCGGAGACGATGGGCAAGTCCGCCATGTTCGGCTCGCTGGACGAGGTGATCCAGCTCAGCCGCGACGTGCCGGGCGTGCTGCCCTGCATCGACTTCGCGCATCTGCACGCCCGCACCGGCAACGGCAGCCTGAACACCTATGAGGAGTTCACGGCCATCTTCGACGCAATCGACAGGGGCCTGGGCCGCCGCGCGCTCGACCACTTCCACGCGCATATGTCCGGCATCGCCTATTCGGTCAAAGGCGAACGGTATCACCTGCCGCTGAACGAGACGGAATACCGCTACCGGGATTTACTTCAGGCATTCCTTGATTATAATGTTCACGGCTCCGTGGCCGTCGAAGCGCCGATGCCGTTCCACGTAGCGGACGCGCTAACGCTTCAGGCGACGTATCGCCGTCTGGCCGAACAGCAGGAGGTCGCTGATCCGGCGGGCGATGAGGTGAGCGCCGATGAATCGTAG
- a CDS encoding SUMF1/EgtB/PvdO family nonheme iron enzyme: MSDYNSLRRRTGDSSWQWLVMGVILGLGAALVVCVGGYALGALTFPVLDADTATPRVEIEPNQTDVALQATPTGMALEATDLSGDEVAMAATEEPLGAEVLNTEAPAPTATSAEATPLPTGNEGDEVADQPTTAPQDTAPPQNDNSNPTPLPNVTTEGESLAAEIQANANNSSEVQGTPVVGTPPSGTATQTVTFTNRPEVPAALQAIQSTTVTIPGGTFQMGTTRDEGLAAVDECTVYEATNCSAEMVQDSVPAHAVTVDTFDIETTEVSLAQYVAFLNFMGPGSHTDGCDGQVCAATKNEEPNSYIAFDGTTYSVDPPLFTSYPAIWVTWWGAESYCNALNGRLPTEAEWERAARGDAGNIYPWGFSFDLTYANSNRPRSETDGPEPVDSYPSGATATGLYNMAGNVAEWVQDWYQENYYTQLASDPAESVNPTGPLNGTEKGIRGGSWDTVPLFLRSVHRQSWPPGDPRAFIGFRCVFENPNGAAPIAAPTQQSGGATNNDSAAGGAPTLAPAATQRPTNTPGPTATLAPG, encoded by the coding sequence ATGAGCGACTATAACAGCTTGCGCCGTCGCACAGGTGACTCAAGCTGGCAGTGGCTGGTTATGGGCGTAATCCTGGGGCTGGGCGCGGCGCTGGTTGTGTGCGTTGGCGGCTACGCTTTGGGTGCGCTGACCTTCCCCGTACTGGATGCGGACACGGCCACACCGCGCGTTGAGATTGAACCGAACCAGACCGACGTCGCGCTTCAGGCAACGCCAACTGGGATGGCTCTGGAAGCGACTGATCTGTCCGGTGACGAGGTCGCGATGGCTGCCACCGAGGAGCCGCTTGGTGCTGAAGTGCTGAATACCGAAGCGCCTGCTCCGACCGCGACGTCCGCCGAGGCGACGCCGCTGCCGACTGGCAACGAAGGCGATGAGGTCGCGGACCAGCCCACGACTGCTCCGCAGGACACTGCCCCGCCGCAGAACGATAACTCGAACCCGACCCCGCTGCCGAACGTGACGACCGAAGGTGAGTCGCTGGCGGCGGAGATTCAGGCCAACGCCAATAACAGCAGCGAGGTGCAGGGCACGCCTGTCGTGGGCACACCGCCGTCCGGTACGGCGACGCAAACGGTGACCTTCACCAACCGTCCCGAAGTTCCGGCAGCGCTGCAAGCGATCCAGTCCACCACCGTGACGATTCCAGGCGGCACGTTCCAGATGGGCACCACGCGCGACGAAGGATTGGCCGCCGTGGACGAGTGCACGGTCTATGAAGCGACCAACTGCTCGGCGGAAATGGTGCAGGACTCGGTGCCAGCGCACGCGGTCACAGTCGATACGTTTGACATCGAGACGACCGAAGTCAGCCTCGCGCAGTACGTCGCGTTTCTGAACTTCATGGGGCCGGGCAGCCACACCGATGGCTGCGACGGTCAGGTATGCGCGGCGACGAAGAACGAAGAACCGAACAGCTACATTGCGTTCGACGGCACGACGTATTCAGTCGATCCGCCGCTGTTCACCAGCTACCCCGCGATCTGGGTGACGTGGTGGGGCGCGGAATCGTACTGCAATGCGCTGAACGGGCGTCTGCCGACCGAGGCCGAATGGGAGCGTGCGGCGCGCGGCGACGCGGGTAACATTTATCCGTGGGGTTTCTCCTTCGACCTGACGTATGCCAACTCCAACCGCCCCCGGTCTGAGACGGACGGGCCAGAACCAGTCGACAGCTACCCGAGCGGCGCGACGGCGACCGGCCTTTACAACATGGCGGGCAACGTGGCCGAGTGGGTGCAGGACTGGTACCAGGAGAACTACTATACGCAGCTCGCGTCCGATCCTGCCGAGTCGGTGAACCCCACCGGGCCGCTCAACGGTACGGAAAAGGGCATTCGCGGCGGTAGTTGGGACACGGTGCCGCTCTTCCTGCGCTCGGTGCACCGCCAGAGCTGGCCGCCCGGCGATCCGCGTGCGTTCATCGGCTTCCGCTGCGTGTTCGAGAACCCGAACGGTGCCGCGCCGATTGCGGCTCCGACGCAGCAGTCCGGCGGCGCGACCAATAATGATAGTGCGGCGGGCGGCGCGCCGACGCTGGCCCCGGCGGCCACGCAGCGCCCGACCAACACGCCGGGGCCGACGGCGACCCTCGCGCCCGGCTAA